A window of the Fusarium poae strain DAOMC 252244 chromosome 3, whole genome shotgun sequence genome harbors these coding sequences:
- a CDS encoding hypothetical protein (MEROPS:MER0036076), translating into MDFNPTRTTVHNEGCDLHYWYQGSGPLMIFVPGGNGHGRQFNNIIAALSGRFTCATFDRRQMSASQVPVNKPLSMTQQARDLRAVIKAIGLEKAIIFGSSSGGIIGYQFAHDFPDMVVHLISHEAGISVLMPEASEIYDWMYGLIELHKTKGLDAVAAEFDKCLIGYKDEGLPKSQSPEPENARNFWEYEFPSQLGYCPNFIRIKENKTSIGVMRGVRCKEAFYARAIEYQAEILGCPRMTVPGHHEGFQCETKEFVPALLEMLDILEKRKASA; encoded by the coding sequence ATGGATTTTAACCCTACTCGAACAACAGTCCACAATGAAGGTTGCGACCTGCATTACTGGTACCAAGGCAGCGGCCCTCTCATGATCTTTGTGCCAGGCGGAAACGGCCACGGAAGACAGTTCAACAACATTATAGCTGCTCTATCAGGCCGTTTCACTTGTGCAACTTTTGACAGACGTCAGATGTCAGCCAGTCAAGTCCCAGTCAACAAACCATTGAGTATGACTCAACAAGCACGAGATTTGCGAGCCGTCATAAAGGCTATAGGCTTAGAGAAAGCGATCATATTCGGGAGCAGTAGTGGTGGTATCATCGGATATCAGTTCGCCCACGACTTTCCAGATATGGTAGTCCATCTGATCTCGCACGAAGCCGGAATCTCCGTCCTCATGCCTGAAGCGAGCGAAATATACGATTGGATGTATGGTCTCATTGAATTACACAAAACCAAAGGCCTGGACGCTGTCGCAGCGGAATTCGATAAATGCTTGATCGGATATAAGGACGAAGGTCTCCCAAAATCTCAGTCTCCTGAACCAGAAAACGCTCGCAACTTTTGGGAGTATGAATTTCCCTCACAGCTAGGTTATTGTCCCAATTTCATCCGCATCAAGGAGAACAAGACTAGTATAGGGGTGATGAGAGGCGTTAGGTGTAAGGAAGCGTTTTATGCGAGAGCGATTGAGTATCAGGCCGAGATTTTGGGGTGTCCACGTATGACTGTGCCGGGTCATCATGAGGGGTTTCAGTGCGAGACAAAGGAATTTGTTCCTGCTCTGTTGGAAATGTTGGATATTCTAGAAAAGAGGAAGGCATCTGCATAA
- a CDS encoding hypothetical protein (TransMembrane:9 (o6-26i33-53o73-93i105-128o237-256i326-346o358-381i393-410o438-461i)), with protein sequence MPTLHLSDLNVVLAVLGAFMTLYGVISVKLKQQWYLGEALPAMVVGIILGPVSAKFLDSERWGSAEPGQTGDIALGLMRVVIGVQLVIAGYQLPAKYNIKRWKEMLICLLPVMTLMWLLTTGCIMATIPKLNLLGAMVIASCVTCTDPVLSQAVAKGPFADKYVPRHLREIISSEAGANDGFGFPFLMFATYLMRHAHEGPAGDIDAAKMLHARAEDVGRLGGGVGEAMKNWFLETWLYYVVMGMAYGAVVGYISCRSIKFALRRSWIDEQSYLLFPVAIGLFIIGTCGAIGTNDLVACFVAGNLLNWDGNFLAETYRRHDEVNHCLDVLLNFGGFMFIGTAIPWAEFHDPEGTGVTIGRLFGLGFMVLIFRRIPAIIALYKLMPKVVQNMKEALFMGYFGPIGVGAVFYREHMRHLFPHPEDADQEENDMLNVTGPVIYWLVLFSIVVHGLSIPALNAFYQWRGVEPIQDDAVSIRRKSFTMATPSNAITADEDNFIAFNRFSRPDVDGSMVLGEVPPAVHARNEFAVFSGTHSSEEDTVEREKEEAERRRRGRTIQYLV encoded by the exons ATGCCTACTCTTCATTTAAGCGACCTCAACGTGGTGTTGGCAGTTCTTG GTGCTTTCATGACACTTTATGGTGTGATTTCAGTGAAGCTCAAGCAACAATGGTACCTTGGAGAAGCTC TACCTGCCATGGTGGTTGGCATTATTCTTGGCCCAGTATCAGCCAAGTTCCTCGATAGCGAAAGATGGGGTTCCGCAGAGCCCGGCCAGACTGGCGATATCGCGCTGGGTCTCATGCGCGTGGTAATTGGTGTGCAGCTCGTGATAGCAGGCTATCAGCTGCCCGCCAAGTACAACATCAagcgctggaaggagatgCTCATCTGCCTTCTCCCCGTCATGACCCTGATGTGGCTGTTAACCACTGGCTGTATCATGGCCACTATTCCTAAGCTTAACCTTCTCGGAGCCATGGTCATTGCTTCATGTGTTACCTGCACCGACCCTGTTCTGTCGCAGGCCGTCGCCAAGGGTCCTTTCGCCGACAAGTATGTCCCTCGACACCTGCGAGAGATCATCTCCTCTGAGGCTGGTGCCAATGATGGTTTCGGCTTTCCCTTCCTCATGTTTGCGACATATCTCATGCGCCACGCCCATGAGGGCCCAGCCGGAGATATCGATGCTGCCAAGATGCTGCACGCTCGCGCCGAAGACGTGGGTCGTCTCGGTGGTGGCGTCGGTGAAGCCATGAAGAACTGGTTTCTAGAAACCTGGCTCTACTACGTCGTTATGGGTATGGCTTATGGAGCCGTGGTGGGTTACATCTCATGCCGCAGCATCAAATTTGCTCTTCGAAG GAGCTGGATTGATGAGCAATCTTACCTGCTCTTCCCTGTCGCCATCGGTCTTTTCATCATCGGAACCTGTGGAGCCATCGGCACAAACGACCTTGTCGCTTGCTTCGTCGCTGGAAACCTCCTCAACTGGGATGGAAACTTTCTTGCCGAGACTTATCGACGACACGATGAAGTCAACCACTGTTTGGATGTTCTTCTGAACTTTGGTGGATTTATGTTTATCGGAACAGCCATTCCCTGGGCCGAGTTCCACGACCCCGAGGGTACCGGCGTCACCATTGGACGTCTGTTTGGTCTCGGCTTCATGGTCCTCATCTTCCGACGTATCCCTGCCATCATTGCTCTATACAAACTGATGCCCAAGGTGGTCCAGAACATGAAAGAAGCTCTCTTCATGGGCTACTTTGGACCCATTGGTGTCGGCGCCGTGTTTTACCGCGAACACATGCGTCACCTCTTCCCTCATCCCGAAGATGCCGATCAAGAAGAGAATGACATGCTCAACGTTACTGGCCCAGTGATCTACTGGCTTGTTCTCTTTTCCATTGTGGTCCACGGTCTATCTATCCCCGCCCTCAACGCCTTCTACCAGTGGCGCGGAGTTGAACCCATCCAAGACGACGCTGTGTCCATTCGTCGCAAGTCTTTCACAATGGCTACGCCCAGCAACGCCATTACCGCAGACGAGGACAACTTTATCGCCTTCAACCGCTTCAGCCGGCCCGACGTGGACGGATCAATGGTTCTTGGCGAGGTCCCACCTGCAGTTCATGCACGAAACGAGTTTGCTGTCTTTTCCGGAACTCATTCCTCCGAGGAAGATACAGTGGAgagagagaaggaagaggcggAGAGGAGGCGCCGTGGAAGAACCATTCAGTATTTGGTATAG
- a CDS encoding hypothetical protein (TransMembrane:10 (i142-161o167-192i204-226o238-258i307-326o338-360i372-391o397-417i429-448o460-479i)): MSALDNPHPIFSGEDGRKREDDVAQNDHIERAETTATNDDAVFSKFPKMDKVDEFGAHAKTDPREIALVKKLDKYIIPMLWLMYLFNYLDRNAIVNARLNNLEEDLGLEGTQYNTCVSILFVGYIAGQVPSNMLINRVKPSWYMAGFCLAWSIVSLVTFLAKDYASMIALRFFLGVTEAPFYPGALFILSMFYTRKELAVRLAIFYTGNMIASSFAGLIAAAVFAGLDQTHGLAGWQWLFIIQGALSICTAILAFIFLPDHPLTTRWLSEEQRQLAYNRIHTDTTDVREKTSVWVGLRESASDWRTWALCLMYNLHLSSVGFQNFLPSVMETLGYNRTITLVLTCPPYLLAAVVGIVMAWTSGRWNERTMHITICKCIVMVGFIIAVSTLNLGARMFSIYLFVGFSFGINNIILAWISATVGQTSEKKAVSLAICNTFGNLAHVYTAYLWPSSHEPRYTVAWVASIAFSLGVIVIAWGLKMHLKRQNEKTRREHPEVTNFYVY; the protein is encoded by the exons ATGTCTGCGTTGGATAACCCACATCCCATTTTCTCTGGGGAAGATGGGCGAAAGCGTGAAGATGACGTCGCTCAAAACGACCACATTGAACGAGCAGAGACGACAGCAACGAATGATGACGCTGTATTTTCCAAGTTTCCCAAGATGGACAAGGTTGATGAGTTTGGAGCTCACGCAAAGACCGACCCAAGGGAAATCGCATTGGTGAAGAAGCTGGATAAATACATCATC CCCATGCTATGGCTTATGTATCTTTTCAATTACCTTGACAGGAATGCGATCGTCAATGCACGTCTCAATAACCTCGAAGAAGACCTTGGTTTGGAAGGCACGCAGTACAATACCTGCGTTTCAATTCTTTTTGTCGGGTACAT TGCTGGACAAGTCCCCAGTAACATGCTCATCAACAGAGTCAAACCATCATGGTACATGGCTGGCTTCTGTCTTGCATGGTCAATCGTCAGTCTTGTGACGTTTTTGGCGAAAGACTATGCGAGTATGATAGCCCTTCGCTTTTTTCTTGGAGTGACTGAAGCTCCC TTCTACCCCGGAGCTTTGTTTATTCTCAGCATGTTTTATACTCGCAAGGAATTGGCTGTCAGACTAGCTATATTCTACACTGGAAACATGATAGCTAGTTCATTCGCTGGTCTCATCGCAGCAGCTGTGTTTGCTGGTCTTGATCAAACTCACGGCCTGGCTGGTTGGCAGTG GCTCTTTATCATCCAAGGTGCTCTTTCGATTTGTACCGCCATACTGGCATTTATCTTTTTGCCCGACCATCCTTTAACGACTCGTTGGTTATCTGAAGAGCAGCGTCAACTAGCCTACAACCGTATTCACACTGACACGACTGATGTCCGAGAGAAAACAAGCGTATGGGTCGGTCTTCGCGAATCAGCCTCTGATTGGCGAACATGGGCCTTGTGTCTCATGTACAATCTCCATCTCTCCTCTGTCGGTTTCCAAAACTTCCTCCCTTCTGTCATGGAGACGCTAGGCTATAATCGAACAATCACTCTAGTCTTGACATGTCCGCCTTATCTCCTTGCCGCCGTTGTCGGCATCGTCATGGCATGGACATCGGGCCGATGGAACGAGCGTACCATGCACATTACCATCTGCAAGTGCATCGTAATGGTAGGGTTCATCATCGCTGTTTCAACACTTAATCTTGGCGCCCGGATGTTTAGCATTTACCTTTTTGTTGGTTTCAGTTTCGGCATCAACAATATTATTCTAGCATGGATCAGTGCTACTGTGGGACAGACCAGTGAGAAAAAAGCGGTATCACTGGCAATTTGCAACACGTTTGGGAATCTTGCCCATGTCTACACGGCTTATTTGTGGCCCTCTTCCCATGAGCCCAGATATACTGTGGCTTGGGTTGCGAGTATCGCTTTTTCTCTGGGTGTTATTGTGATTGCTTGGGGGTTAAAGATGCACTTGAAGCGACAAAATGAGAAGACGAGAAGGGAACATCCAGAAGTTACCAACTTTTATGTTTACTAA
- a CDS encoding hypothetical protein (SECRETED:SignalP(1-20)), with amino-acid sequence MRFNFNLCFIFAALAADVIATPIDTQSDSSVSPSVEPVLVGRGLPLSEGGCFHGRTARSLDEEAPWNGGSVGCTYYPEGPYPKVKKYKLFPGEQGAAIQNISITAKIASMDPLQIRMTVNNTTPLPITFWKEWSPLSKRGWELGYFSIETEIWGQFFGRVGEKYRMATLGRWDLPKRPDIGELVQLDPGDSLSEIVTIPYCEPKKGSEVCKPFMWERWTEMLRLAGIKRIFIQGDWYGVWAQPKQEVMANMTDYPMDGYWTRWWSKNVLFPTEEQDEEFGTYLPLDEPWYTTDASFGRNKREKSKKHPIKIFINGKEANVTMTESD; translated from the coding sequence ATGCGTTTCAATTTCAATCTTTGTTTCATCTTTGCCGCACTAGCGGCAGATGTCATCGCTACCCCTATCGACACTCAGTCTGACTCTTCAGTCAGTCCTAGTGTCGAACCTGTCCTTGTCGGCCGCGGTCTCCCGCTTTCTGAAGGTGGTTGTTTCCACGGACGAACTGCCCGCTCCTTGGACGAAGAGGCCCCCTGGAATGGCGGAAGTGTCGGTTGCACCTACTACCCCGAAGGTCCTTAccccaaggtcaagaagtaCAAGTTGTTCCCCGGTGAGCAAGGTGCTGCTATTCAGAACATCTCCATCACCGCCAAGATTGCGTCCATGGATCCCCTTCAGATCAGAATGActgtcaacaacaccacTCCTCTGCCCATCACCTTCTGGAAGGAGTGGTCTCCTCTTAGCAAGCGCGGTTGGGAACTCGGATACTTCTCCATCGAGACCGAGATCTGGGGACAGTTCTTTGGCCGGGTCGGTGAGAAGTACCGCATGGCTACTCTGGGTCGCTGGGATTTGCCCAAGCGCCCCGACATTGGCGAACTGGTCCAGCTTGACCCCGGTGATTCACTATCTGAGATTGTGACCATCCCGTACTGCGAACCCAAGAAGGGCTCCGAGGTTTGCAAGCCTTTCATGTGGGAACGATGGACGGAGATGCTCCGACTTGCGGGTATCAAGCGCATCTTCATCCAGGGAGATTGGTACGGTGTCTGGGCCCAGCCGAAGCAGGAGGTCATGGCCAACATGACTGACTACCCCATGGACGGTTACTGGACTCGCTGGTGGTCCAAGAACGTTCTGTTCCCTACAGAGGAGCAAGACGAGGAGTTTGGGACCTATCTTCCCCTCGACGAGCCTTGGTACACGACCGATGCTTCCTTTGGACGTAACAAGCGggagaagagcaagaaaCATCCAATCAAGATCTTCATTAATGGCAAGGAAGCCAACGTGACGATGACCGAGTCGGATTAA